The Cololabis saira isolate AMF1-May2022 chromosome 20, fColSai1.1, whole genome shotgun sequence genome includes a window with the following:
- the LOC133420207 gene encoding tripartite motif-containing protein 16-like isoform X2: MDEHKGHETERREKQKELEMEDINVSADKAVEDSEKSFNEVIRLLQKRSSDVKQQVRSQQKHEVSRVKDLQEKLQQESTDLKRREAELEKLSDTEDHNQFIHNYPSPSPLSESTHSSSIQIRPLRYFEEVTAAVSETREKLQDILRETWTNISLSVAEVDVLLSEPEPKTRDEFLNYSRDITLDPNTANSYLLLSNGNRKVAVMRENQSYCDHPDRFSVYEQVLSKESLTGRCYWEVEVRGGGICVAVSYNNISRAGCLYDSGFGFNDRSWSLRCDTNGYMMRHDNVFALVSGPASTRVGVFLDHGAGLLSFYSVSETRTLLHRVQTSFTQPLHAGLWLLDCGVSAELVKVPEVITG; encoded by the coding sequence ATGGAGGACATCAACGTCTCTGCTGATAAAgcagtggaggacagtgagaaGAGCTTCAACGAGGTGATCCGTCTCCTCCAGAAAAGAAGCTCCgatgtgaagcagcaggtcAGATCCCAGCAGAAACACGAAGTGAGTCGAGTCAAAGATCTTCAGGAGAAACTGCAGCAGGAGAGcactgacctgaagaggagagaagcTGAGCTGGAGAAACTCTCAGACACAGAGGACCACAACCAGTTTATCCACAACTACCCCTCACCGTCACCCCTCAGTGAGTCCACACACTCATCCAGCATCCAGATTCGTCCTCTCAGGTACTTTGAGGAAGTGACAGCAGCTGTGTCAGAGACCAGAGAGAAACTACAGGATATCCTGAGAGAGACGTGGACAAACATCTCACTGTCAGTGGCTGAagtggatgttttactgtcggaaccagaaccaaagaCCAGAGATGAATTCTTGAACTATTCACGAGAcatcactctggatccaaacacagcaAACTCATATCTGTTATTATCTAACGGGAACAGAAAAGTAGCAGTAATGAGAGAAAACCAGTCTTATTGTGATCATCCAGATAGATTCAGTGTTTACGAGCAGGTCCTGAGTAAAGAGAGTCTGACTGGTCGgtgttactgggaggtggaggtgagaggaggaggaatcTGTGTAGCCGTTTCCTACAACAACATCAGCAGAGCCGGATGTTTGTACGACAGTGGGTTTGGATTCAATGACCGGTCCTGGTCTCTCCGCTGCGACACAAACGGTTACATGATGCGGCACGACAACGTCTTCGCTCTCGTCTCCGGTCCTGCTTCCACCAGAGTTGGAGTTTTCCTGGACCACGGAGCGGGtcttctgtccttctacagcgtctctgagACCAggaccctcctccacagagtccagacctccttCACCCAGCCGCTCCACGCCGGACTCTGGCTCCTGGATTGTGGCGTTTCTGCTGAGCTCGTCAAAGTCCCAGAAGTGATTACTGGGTGA